The Gemmatimonadota bacterium genomic sequence ATTGTCGACGACCATCTCTAGGCAGCGAGCGCCAAGCCCGCAGTTCTGTACCAAACGCTACAAGAATTGCTCTTGGTTGTACCAAACGCTAAACTATCGGCGTGTTCAAGCGACCATTCTGGGAGAAGAAGGTCTCGGAGGCCTGGGGAACACGTTCCCTGGTCTGGCTCACCGGTGTGCGGCGTGTGGGCAAGACGACACTCGCGCGGTCGCTTGAGGATGGCACAGGCGCTGGTGCGCTCTACCTCGATTGTGAGCTCCCATCAGCGCGCCGCGAAATCGATGACCCGGAGGCCTTCCTGAGGTCCGTTCGGGGTAGGACGGTTGTCCTCGATGAAGTACATCGGCTATCGGATCCGGCAGCGCTCCTCAAGATCGCGGCGGATCACTTCCCTGACGTCCGCATCCTGGCCGCGGGTTCATCGACGCTCGGCGCATCATCGAAGTTCAAGGACACCCTCACTGGTCGAAAAGTCGAGGTCTGGCTCACCCCCCTGGTGCAGGCTGACGCAGAGCCGTTCGGCAGCCGCGGGCTCGAGCATCGGCTGCTGCGCGGCGGCCTTCCGCCGTTTCACGAGGCGGCTGTCTTCCCGGAGCGCGACTTTCAGGAATGGACCGACGCCTACTGGGCGCGCGACATCCAGGAGTTGTTCCGATTGGAGCGCCGGCACGCGTTCCAGCGCCTCTTCGAGCTGGTGCTTGCGTCGAGCGGCGGGATCTTCGAGGCGACGCGCTTTGCCCGGGCGTGCGAGGTGAGTCGCCAGACCATCCACAACTATCTCGGCGTTCTCGAAGCGACCTTTGTCGCCCATCTGGTGCGGCCCTGGTCCCGCAACGCAAACGTTGAGCTGGTGAGCGCCCCGCGGGTCTACGGATTCGACACCGGGTTCGTGGCGTACCACAAGGGATGGACGTCACTGCGTCCGGAGGATCGTGGCGTGTTGTGGGAACACCTCGTGCTGAATGAACTGCACGCGCACCGTCAATCACGGGATATCTACTACTGGCGCACCAAGCAAGGCCACGAGGTGGACTTCGTACTTGGGGGTCGTGGGGATCGGCCACCGGTTGCCATCGAATGCAAATGGTCCGCCGCCGATTTCGACGCTCGCAATCTGGCCACTTTCCGGAAGCTGCACCCGGGTGGCCTCAACTATGTGGTTGTGCCCGAGCCAGTCACGGTCGACACGCGCGTGCATGGTGAACTCGAGGTGCGCTACGTGACGCTGAAGGATCTGGCGAACATCGCTCGGGTCCCCGATCAGGGGCGTGTCGTGAGCGAGACCTGGCTCTCGTGGGCGAGGTGAGCCGGACGCCGCAGCGGCTCCTACGTCAACACCTCGACCGTCACGCGCACTCCCGGGGCGCGACCGAGCCGCGCGTCGCACGTGATCAGAACGGCTCCCAGTGCCTCCGCCAGGGCGACGTAGGTCGCGTCATACGCGGTGAGGTTCGCGCGCAGGGACCAAATGCGTGCCATGAGCGGCGCATGAGGATGCCGGCGCATCGGCAGCACGTCCAGTAGACTCAGCGCCGACGCGGCGCGCACGGTGGACAACTCGTTCCGTGCCTCGAAGCGCCGGAGCACCTGGCCGACTTCCACGTCCACGAGGTGGGGTGCGTGCAGCGCCGTCGGCCGCTCGAAGATCCGATCCACCACGCGATCACCCAGGGGCGAGCGGAGCAGCAGTTCAATTACTGCCGAGGCGTCGAGAACGATCACCGAGCGTCGCGCTCAGCTCGTACGGCGTCGGCGGCTGTTTCGGAGGTAGCCACGGGCTCAAGCCTGGCGAGCGCCTGCCGCAACTCTGCGGGAGTCAGCTGGTCGCCCACCCGTTCCAGCTCGCCGCGGAGGTAGTCGGAGAGCGGGAGCCCATGGGCCGCCGCCCGCGCCTTGAGGCGCCGATGGAGTTGGTCCGGGACATGCCGAATCTGAATCATCTTGGACATGTGGAGAACATGCGTGCATGTGGAGCACATGTCAACGAAACACCTCACGGCAGCGAGGTTCATACCCACTGAGGGACGGGAGCGCGCCTGCGTTCCCAGGCGCAGCCCTGTGGGTCGCTTATGCTCGTCGGAAGGGCTGGACA encodes the following:
- a CDS encoding ATP-binding protein, encoding MFKRPFWEKKVSEAWGTRSLVWLTGVRRVGKTTLARSLEDGTGAGALYLDCELPSARREIDDPEAFLRSVRGRTVVLDEVHRLSDPAALLKIAADHFPDVRILAAGSSTLGASSKFKDTLTGRKVEVWLTPLVQADAEPFGSRGLEHRLLRGGLPPFHEAAVFPERDFQEWTDAYWARDIQELFRLERRHAFQRLFELVLASSGGIFEATRFARACEVSRQTIHNYLGVLEATFVAHLVRPWSRNANVELVSAPRVYGFDTGFVAYHKGWTSLRPEDRGVLWEHLVLNELHAHRQSRDIYYWRTKQGHEVDFVLGGRGDRPPVAIECKWSAADFDARNLATFRKLHPGGLNYVVVPEPVTVDTRVHGELEVRYVTLKDLANIARVPDQGRVVSETWLSWAR
- a CDS encoding type II toxin-antitoxin system VapC family toxin, whose translation is MIVLDASAVIELLLRSPLGDRVVDRIFERPTALHAPHLVDVEVGQVLRRFEARNELSTVRAASALSLLDVLPMRRHPHAPLMARIWSLRANLTAYDATYVALAEALGAVLITCDARLGRAPGVRVTVEVLT